From the genome of Phytohabitans rumicis, one region includes:
- a CDS encoding 2-oxoacid:ferredoxin oxidoreductase subunit beta: protein MPEPIALKLTTKDFKSDQEVRWCPGCGDYAILAAVQSFMPELNIPRERIVFVSGIGCSSRFPYYMNTYGLHSIHGRAPAIATGLSVSRPDLSVWVVTGDGDALSIGGNHLIHALRRNVNLKILLFNNRIYGLTKGQYSPTSELGKITKSTPAGSADSPFNPLSLALGAEATFVARTIDSDRKHLQSVLRAAAEHNGSAFVEIYQNCNIFNDGAFDELKDVGTRDDYLIRLEHGQPITFGKDGQFCVVHPPGGFGLEVRDTASVAPDDIVVHDAGVAEPAYAFALSRLPGEDLRNTPIGVFRNVSRPSYDNLVQSQLDAAKAKATGTPEEQLAGLLTGGDTWTIL from the coding sequence ATGCCTGAGCCCATCGCTCTCAAGCTCACCACCAAGGACTTCAAGTCCGACCAGGAGGTGCGCTGGTGCCCGGGCTGCGGCGACTACGCGATCCTCGCCGCCGTGCAGTCGTTCATGCCGGAGCTCAACATCCCGCGCGAGCGGATCGTCTTCGTCTCCGGGATCGGCTGCTCGTCGCGGTTCCCGTACTACATGAACACGTACGGGCTGCACTCGATCCACGGCCGCGCGCCGGCGATCGCCACCGGCCTATCCGTGAGCCGGCCGGACCTGTCGGTCTGGGTGGTCACCGGTGACGGCGACGCGCTGTCGATCGGCGGCAACCACCTGATCCACGCTCTCCGGCGCAACGTCAACCTCAAGATCCTGCTCTTCAACAACCGGATCTACGGGTTGACCAAGGGCCAGTACTCGCCCACGTCGGAGCTCGGCAAGATCACGAAGTCGACGCCGGCCGGCTCGGCGGACTCGCCGTTCAACCCGCTGTCGCTGGCGCTGGGCGCGGAGGCAACGTTCGTGGCCCGCACGATCGACTCGGACCGCAAGCACCTGCAGTCCGTGCTGCGCGCGGCGGCGGAGCACAACGGCTCAGCGTTCGTGGAGATCTACCAGAACTGCAACATCTTCAACGACGGCGCGTTCGACGAGCTCAAGGACGTGGGCACCCGCGACGACTACCTGATCCGCCTGGAGCACGGCCAACCGATCACGTTCGGCAAGGACGGGCAGTTCTGCGTGGTGCACCCGCCGGGCGGGTTCGGCCTGGAGGTGCGCGACACCGCCTCCGTCGCACCCGACGACATCGTGGTGCACGACGCGGGAGTGGCCGAGCCGGCGTACGCGTTCGCCCTGTCCCGGCTGCCGGGCGAGGACCTGCGCAACACCCCGATCGGGGTCTTCCGCAACGTGTCCCGGCCGTCGTACGACAACCTCGTGCAGAGCCAGCTCGACGCGGCCAAGGCGAAGGCCACCGGAACGCCCGAGGAGCAGCTCGCCGGCCTCCTGACCGGCGGCGACACCTGGACGATCCTCTAG